The following coding sequences are from one Thermostaphylospora chromogena window:
- a CDS encoding acyltransferase family protein → MSAAPADASATTASSVSPAAGTAAPGARLAWLDALRGIGAVAVVAEHSLPWMMPVAYPRFLPLHLGLYGVMVFFLVSGYIIPASLERHGDVRRFWIGRFFRLYPLYLVVITVVLAVSWWMPIREGVRREWSTVPAHVTMLLDTVQHGGLVDTMWTLSYEMVFYLLVTLLFLVGAHRRSGHLAILFGVASLVVGLVVTGAVTDGGWASYVSCVIFVVGMACLITGRFRMAAACALGVMGAALALFTSFVPWLGGTILAVMFTGTAIHRWQHGRGPLWPVLAAGALVGAVPLFAHQTGWRWVQPDMWLFTLALAGLTFAAGMLLRERRIPAVLTWLGLVSYSLYLVHHPILRAVTYITGDLRSWPVHHQAIIVGVAVALILVTSWLTYRYIERPMQAVGRRLAARAGPRPAVSVS, encoded by the coding sequence ATGTCCGCTGCCCCCGCAGACGCGTCGGCGACCACGGCCTCATCCGTCTCGCCCGCGGCGGGCACGGCGGCGCCCGGAGCACGTCTGGCGTGGCTGGACGCGCTACGCGGGATCGGCGCCGTCGCCGTGGTGGCCGAGCACTCGCTGCCGTGGATGATGCCGGTCGCCTACCCTCGCTTCCTCCCCCTCCACCTCGGCCTGTACGGCGTGATGGTGTTCTTCCTGGTGAGCGGGTACATCATTCCGGCTTCGCTGGAACGGCACGGTGACGTGCGCAGGTTCTGGATCGGCCGGTTCTTCCGCCTCTACCCGCTCTACCTCGTGGTGATCACCGTGGTGCTCGCGGTGTCGTGGTGGATGCCGATCCGGGAAGGCGTGCGGCGCGAGTGGTCGACCGTCCCCGCCCACGTGACGATGCTGCTGGACACGGTGCAGCACGGCGGCCTGGTGGACACCATGTGGACGCTCTCGTACGAGATGGTCTTCTATCTGCTGGTCACCCTGCTCTTCCTGGTCGGCGCGCACCGCCGCAGCGGCCACCTGGCGATCCTGTTCGGCGTCGCGTCGCTCGTCGTCGGCTTGGTGGTGACCGGGGCGGTGACCGACGGCGGCTGGGCGTCGTACGTCTCCTGCGTGATCTTCGTCGTCGGCATGGCCTGCCTGATCACCGGCAGGTTCCGGATGGCCGCCGCGTGCGCGCTCGGCGTCATGGGCGCGGCGCTGGCGCTGTTCACCAGCTTCGTGCCGTGGCTGGGCGGGACGATCCTCGCGGTCATGTTCACCGGTACGGCGATCCACCGGTGGCAGCACGGCAGAGGACCGCTGTGGCCGGTGCTCGCCGCGGGCGCTCTCGTCGGAGCCGTACCGCTCTTCGCCCACCAGACGGGCTGGCGGTGGGTGCAGCCGGATATGTGGCTTTTCACGCTCGCCCTGGCCGGGCTGACCTTCGCCGCCGGGATGCTGCTGCGCGAGCGGCGGATCCCCGCCGTCCTCACCTGGCTCGGCCTGGTGAGCTACTCGCTCTACCTGGTGCACCATCCGATCCTGCGGGCCGTCACCTACATCACCGGCGACCTGCGCTCCTGGCCGGTGCACCACCAGGCGATCATCGTCGGCGTCGCCGTGGCGCTCATCCTCGTCACGAGCTGGCTGACCTACCGGTACATCGAACGGCCCATGCAGGCCGTGGGCAGGC
- a CDS encoding multicopper oxidase family protein has product MSVRGRLSRRGFLSVAAGAGLVGAGLAGAGWAAAGGLLSRENTGETLTSALPLPRPFTVPLPIPPVARPVGENRYELTQRVGRVEIIPGTTTEVWGFDGVFPGPTLELRSGVQTTVRVRNQLPVPTSTHLHGGVTPPESDGYPTDVVVAEGRGFRPPRGMHGGGHDTSVWTFHPGAKDYVYPVGQRAATLWYHDHRMDFTAPQVWRGLAGFALVRDDEDDALPLPKGERDIPLLICDRAFEEDGSFRYPSLDPSLLVRPGVEEAFMEGVQGDVILVNGAPWPVLEVDTARYRLRLLNASNARRYRLELTGGVRFTQVGSDQGLLAEPVEHSSLVIAPGERFDVVVDFSEHAPGSEVTMVNTLGEGRTRNVMRFRVRSRVRDDSRIPRRLSDVPPADRAAAVTRRVFDFRLTRGGSGEMWTINGVPYRPGTPLAEPRLGTTEVWRFTSDFHHPVHVHLAHFQVLSRGKGGPAATDAGWKDTVDVRPYEVVDVLVRFDGFRGRYMLHCHNLEHEDMAMMADFQVV; this is encoded by the coding sequence GTGAGCGTGCGGGGACGGCTGTCGCGACGCGGGTTCCTGAGCGTGGCCGCGGGCGCCGGCCTGGTGGGCGCGGGGCTGGCGGGGGCGGGCTGGGCCGCCGCCGGCGGCCTGCTGTCGCGGGAGAACACGGGCGAGACGCTGACCAGCGCGCTGCCGCTGCCGCGCCCGTTCACGGTGCCGCTGCCGATCCCGCCCGTGGCGCGGCCGGTGGGGGAGAACCGGTACGAGCTGACCCAGCGGGTCGGCCGGGTGGAGATCATCCCGGGGACGACGACCGAGGTGTGGGGGTTCGACGGCGTGTTCCCGGGGCCGACGTTGGAGCTGCGCAGCGGCGTCCAGACGACGGTGCGGGTGCGTAATCAGTTGCCGGTGCCCACCTCGACGCATCTGCACGGCGGGGTGACGCCGCCGGAGTCCGACGGCTACCCGACCGACGTGGTGGTCGCGGAGGGCCGCGGTTTCCGGCCGCCCCGGGGTATGCACGGCGGCGGCCACGACACGTCGGTGTGGACCTTTCACCCGGGCGCGAAGGATTACGTCTACCCGGTGGGGCAGCGGGCGGCCACGCTCTGGTACCACGACCATCGGATGGATTTCACCGCACCGCAGGTGTGGCGTGGGCTGGCCGGTTTCGCGCTGGTCCGGGACGACGAGGACGACGCGCTGCCGCTGCCGAAGGGGGAGCGGGACATCCCGCTGCTGATCTGCGATCGGGCGTTCGAGGAGGACGGCTCGTTCCGCTACCCGTCGCTGGATCCCAGCCTGCTGGTCCGGCCGGGGGTGGAGGAGGCGTTCATGGAGGGCGTGCAGGGGGATGTGATCCTGGTCAACGGCGCCCCCTGGCCGGTGCTCGAGGTGGACACCGCCCGCTACCGGCTGCGCCTGCTCAACGCCTCCAACGCCCGGCGCTACCGGCTGGAGCTGACGGGCGGGGTCCGGTTCACGCAGGTGGGTAGCGATCAGGGGCTGCTGGCCGAGCCGGTGGAGCACTCCTCCTTGGTGATCGCCCCGGGTGAGCGGTTCGACGTGGTGGTGGACTTCTCCGAGCACGCGCCGGGCAGCGAGGTCACGATGGTGAACACGCTGGGCGAGGGCCGTACCCGGAACGTGATGCGGTTCCGTGTCCGTTCCAGGGTGCGGGACGACAGCCGGATCCCGCGGCGGCTGTCGGACGTGCCGCCCGCGGATCGGGCGGCGGCGGTGACGCGGCGGGTGTTCGACTTCCGGCTGACCCGGGGCGGGTCGGGCGAGATGTGGACGATCAACGGCGTGCCGTACCGGCCGGGGACGCCGTTGGCGGAGCCGCGGTTGGGCACGACGGAGGTGTGGCGGTTCACCAGCGACTTCCACCACCCGGTCCACGTGCATCTGGCGCATTTTCAGGTGCTGTCGCGGGGTAAGGGCGGGCCGGCGGCGACGGACGCGGGGTGGAAGGACACCGTGGATGTCCGGCCGTACGAGGTGGTGGACGTGCTGGTACGGTTCGACGGGTTCCGCGGCCGGTACATGCTCCACTGTCACAACCTGGAGCACGAAGACATGGCGATGATGGCGGACTTTCAGGTTGTTTGA
- a CDS encoding methylated-DNA--[protein]-cysteine S-methyltransferase has product MPGEAAPHRAHTVIDSPLGPLTLVAADGELVALHMDRWRHRPIDEEYGEPDPRPFQTAITQLGEYFDGRRTRFDLPLRLNGTPFQKQVWRTLMEIPYGETMTYGELAAKIGRPTAARAVGHANARNPISIIVPCHRLVGSTGDLTGYGGGLDRKRQLLALERRNT; this is encoded by the coding sequence ATGCCGGGCGAGGCCGCGCCGCACCGCGCGCACACCGTGATCGACAGTCCGCTGGGCCCGCTGACCCTCGTCGCCGCCGACGGCGAGCTCGTGGCCCTGCACATGGACCGCTGGCGACACCGCCCGATCGACGAAGAGTACGGCGAGCCCGACCCGCGCCCCTTCCAAACGGCGATCACCCAGCTCGGCGAGTACTTCGACGGCCGCCGCACCCGCTTCGACCTACCGTTGCGCCTGAACGGCACCCCCTTCCAAAAGCAGGTGTGGCGGACGCTGATGGAGATCCCGTACGGCGAGACGATGACGTACGGCGAGCTGGCCGCCAAGATCGGCCGCCCCACCGCCGCCCGCGCCGTCGGCCACGCCAACGCCCGCAACCCCATCTCGATCATCGTCCCCTGCCACCGCCTCGTGGGCTCCACCGGCGACCTCACCGGATACGGCGGCGGCCTCGACCGCAAGCGGCAGCTTCTCGCCCTAGAACGACGGAACACATGA
- a CDS encoding DLW-39 family protein, which yields MKKLLVLALIALGGLLIWRKVQADRAELDLWTEATGSDNN from the coding sequence GTGAAGAAGCTGCTCGTTCTGGCGCTCATCGCTCTCGGGGGGCTGCTCATCTGGCGTAAGGTCCAGGCCGATCGCGCCGAGCTCGATCTGTGGACTGAGGCGACCGGTAGCGACAACAACTGA
- a CDS encoding HAD-IA family hydrolase: protein MIRENTGGAVSTTATPVKLACLDLAGTTIGDAAMVERAFAEAIATQGIVPGTGAYARAMVHVHRTRGRPQIDVLRGIFPDNEAQAQAANLTFERAYQGVIERVGLTPLPGAIEALDKLKDAGVKIALITAFSASTLRNVLDALDWADRLDIALCPEDAGRGRPWPDMILTAFLRAGLDDVRQIAVIGDSESDMIAGRRAGASVVAGLLNGVHSKERLLSGGATHLLDTIADLPSLLLSTHASA, encoded by the coding sequence ATGATTCGCGAGAACACCGGTGGCGCGGTCAGCACGACCGCCACGCCTGTGAAACTAGCCTGCCTGGATCTCGCGGGTACGACGATCGGCGATGCCGCCATGGTGGAACGCGCATTCGCCGAGGCGATCGCCACCCAGGGCATCGTCCCCGGGACCGGCGCATACGCACGCGCGATGGTGCATGTGCACCGGACCCGGGGACGCCCCCAGATCGACGTCCTCCGAGGAATCTTCCCCGACAACGAAGCGCAGGCCCAAGCCGCCAACCTCACCTTCGAACGCGCCTACCAAGGCGTCATCGAACGCGTCGGCCTCACCCCCCTGCCGGGCGCCATCGAAGCGCTCGACAAGCTCAAAGACGCCGGCGTGAAAATCGCCCTCATCACCGCCTTCAGCGCCTCCACCCTCCGCAACGTACTCGACGCGCTCGACTGGGCCGACCGGCTCGACATCGCCCTATGCCCCGAAGACGCGGGCCGAGGCCGCCCCTGGCCCGACATGATCCTCACCGCCTTCCTGCGCGCAGGACTCGACGATGTCCGCCAGATCGCCGTCATCGGCGACTCCGAAAGCGACATGATCGCCGGACGGCGGGCCGGAGCCTCCGTGGTCGCAGGCCTGCTCAACGGCGTCCACAGCAAAGAACGCCTGTTATCCGGCGGCGCCACCCACCTCCTCGACACCATCGCCGACCTCCCCTCCCTCCTCCTCTCCACCCACGCCTCGGCGTGA
- a CDS encoding tyrosine-type recombinase/integrase, producing the protein MTAERTTPGERPRRKRKKTAKRRFGRIRQLPSGRWQARYPGPDGIDRPAPETFATRTDAEIWLTKKEAEILAGEWINPDAGKIPFGEYGRAWIEERPNLRPRTVELYGYLLRVHLLPTFGDKALNEIKEPHVRRWRKHLLDAQVSEVTVAKAYRLLKAILTTAVDDQLIKRNPCRIKGAGQERSPERPVLTVHEVYRLAEVIEPRYRALVLLATFASLRWGELAGLLRRDLDLEAGTVRVERQLMQITGKGLVFTEPKSAASRRTVTIPALIIEDLRTHLRYFAQDGPDGLVFVGPDNGPLRNTNFNRRVWAKAVREAGLPGVRFHDLRHTGNTLAAHAGASIRELMERMGHSSTRAALIYQHSTHERQREVARRLDLLARDALTGPSGTQRAREPGTTG; encoded by the coding sequence ATGACGGCCGAGCGCACGACGCCCGGCGAGCGGCCCCGCCGTAAGCGCAAGAAGACGGCCAAGCGACGCTTCGGCCGTATTCGGCAACTGCCTTCTGGCCGGTGGCAGGCGCGCTATCCCGGACCCGACGGGATCGACCGCCCGGCACCGGAGACCTTCGCCACCAGGACGGATGCGGAGATCTGGCTGACCAAGAAGGAAGCGGAGATCCTCGCCGGTGAGTGGATCAACCCGGACGCCGGGAAGATCCCCTTCGGGGAGTACGGCCGGGCCTGGATCGAGGAGCGGCCCAACCTCCGCCCGAGAACGGTGGAACTGTACGGCTACCTCCTCCGCGTCCACCTGCTGCCCACCTTCGGCGACAAGGCGCTGAACGAGATCAAAGAGCCGCACGTACGGCGCTGGCGCAAACACCTCCTGGACGCGCAGGTGAGCGAGGTGACCGTGGCCAAGGCGTACCGGCTGTTGAAGGCCATCCTCACCACGGCCGTGGACGACCAGCTCATCAAACGCAACCCCTGCCGGATCAAGGGCGCGGGCCAGGAAAGATCACCGGAGCGTCCGGTGCTGACGGTGCACGAGGTCTACCGGCTGGCCGAGGTGATCGAACCCCGATACCGGGCGCTGGTGCTGCTGGCGACCTTCGCGAGCCTGCGCTGGGGTGAGCTGGCCGGTCTGCTGCGGCGCGACCTCGACCTGGAGGCCGGGACGGTGCGGGTGGAACGCCAGCTGATGCAGATCACCGGCAAGGGCCTGGTGTTCACCGAACCCAAGTCGGCGGCGAGCAGACGCACCGTCACCATCCCTGCGCTCATCATCGAGGACCTGCGCACGCACCTGAGGTACTTCGCCCAGGACGGGCCAGACGGGCTGGTGTTCGTCGGGCCGGACAACGGGCCGTTACGGAACACCAACTTCAACCGCCGGGTTTGGGCGAAGGCGGTCCGGGAGGCGGGACTGCCGGGTGTCCGCTTTCACGACCTGCGGCACACCGGCAACACGCTGGCCGCGCACGCCGGAGCGTCGATCCGGGAACTGATGGAACGGATGGGCCACTCCAGCACGCGGGCGGCGCTGATCTACCAGCACTCCACGCACGAACGGCAGCGGGAGGTCGCCCGGCGGCTCGACCTCCTCGCCCGGGACGCGCTCACCGGCCCATCGGGCACGCAACGGGCACGCGAGCCCGGCACGACCGGATGA
- a CDS encoding excisionase family DNA-binding protein — MTEKPTEAAVSLPELARGRLLTVEEAAERLNTSPRFPRRLIEERRIMFVHIGRNVRIPEAALEAFIAAGVVHPITTTRGRVA, encoded by the coding sequence ATGACCGAGAAGCCCACCGAAGCAGCGGTCTCGCTTCCCGAACTGGCACGGGGGCGGCTGCTCACCGTCGAGGAAGCCGCCGAACGGCTCAACACCTCCCCGCGCTTCCCCCGGCGGCTGATCGAAGAGCGGCGGATCATGTTCGTCCACATTGGACGCAACGTCCGCATTCCCGAAGCGGCGCTTGAGGCGTTCATCGCGGCCGGTGTCGTCCATCCGATCACCACCACGCGGGGGAGGGTGGCATGA
- a CDS encoding replication initiator translates to MQNLRRVAGYDVQYFATVEPQKRLAPHLHMAIRGTLPRAEIWQIAAATYHQVWWPPVGEPRFEGEHVPEWSDGVGYVDPGTGEVLPTWDEALDALDEDPDAEPLHVIRFGDQVDVQGVLAGTPDADQCIRYLGKYLTKSIGECHTPGNEAQREHMRRLADALRYEPCSPTCANWLRYGVQPKNAKPGMVPGRCRSKAHKPEHLGYAGRRVLVSRKWSGKTLDEHKHDRRAWVLEALGLTEEDVDPDRYTWRPVPPGDPELRPLTHRLLREISRRQRWRTALRLAEARAGGHPVEDLSAMREAA, encoded by the coding sequence GTGCAGAACCTGCGCCGGGTGGCGGGCTATGACGTGCAGTACTTCGCCACCGTCGAACCGCAAAAACGACTGGCGCCGCACCTGCACATGGCGATCCGCGGCACGCTGCCCCGCGCCGAGATCTGGCAGATCGCGGCGGCCACCTACCACCAGGTGTGGTGGCCGCCGGTGGGTGAGCCCCGGTTCGAGGGGGAGCACGTCCCGGAATGGTCCGACGGCGTCGGCTACGTCGATCCCGGCACGGGCGAGGTCCTGCCGACCTGGGATGAGGCGCTTGACGCGCTCGACGAGGATCCGGATGCCGAGCCGCTGCACGTGATCCGCTTCGGCGACCAGGTCGATGTGCAAGGCGTCCTGGCCGGGACTCCGGACGCCGACCAGTGCATCCGCTACCTGGGCAAGTACCTGACCAAGTCGATCGGCGAGTGCCACACGCCCGGAAACGAGGCGCAGCGGGAGCACATGCGACGGCTCGCCGACGCCCTGCGCTATGAACCGTGCTCGCCCACATGCGCCAACTGGCTGCGTTACGGCGTCCAACCCAAGAACGCCAAGCCGGGCATGGTGCCGGGTCGCTGCCGGTCCAAGGCGCACAAGCCCGAACACCTCGGTTATGCGGGCCGTCGCGTGCTGGTCTCGCGTAAGTGGTCCGGCAAGACCCTCGACGAGCACAAGCACGACCGGAGGGCCTGGGTGCTGGAAGCGCTCGGCCTGACCGAGGAGGACGTCGATCCGGACCGGTACACCTGGCGGCCCGTCCCGCCCGGTGATCCCGAGCTTCGGCCCTTGACCCATCGCCTGCTCAGGGAGATCTCCCGGCGGCAGCGGTGGCGTACGGCCCTGCGGCTCGCCGAAGCCAGAGCCGGCGGCCACCCCGTCGAAGATCTTTCGGCAATGAGGGAGGCCGCATGA